A region of Anopheles merus strain MAF chromosome 2R, AmerM5.1, whole genome shotgun sequence DNA encodes the following proteins:
- the LOC121590961 gene encoding trypsin-1-like, with amino-acid sequence MAKLLRLAALAVVLAALVAAKPSRPKIVGGQEAIAHEFPYQISLQWNFNNDEQDPFHFCGGSLIAEKFVLTAGHCVPSAISPDGFPEAVAGEHDFSQYDAGVQRRRIAEMYVHEDYEGSVGPNDIAIFRVDKPFHLNRNIQLVTLPEPNAIPTGETTISGWGSTSFSFEPSYPNILMKTTLPIMDLEVCRKIYFTQAVADSNICAGTMEGTSSVCSGDSGGPLVQIDDEIVQVGIVSWGGIPCGGYKNPGVFVRVSYFIDWINYKINN; translated from the exons aTGGCAAAACTACTACGTCTGGCAGCTCTGGCAGTGGTGCTGGCGGCCCTGGTCGCAGCCAAACCGTCCCGACCGAAGATCGTCGGGGGTCAGGAAGCGATCGCGCACGAGTTCCCCTACCAGATCTCGCTGCAGTGGAACTTCAACAACGACGAGCAGGATCCATTCCACTTCTGTGGCGGTTCGCTGATCGCTGAAAAGTTCGTGCTGACTGCTGGCCACTGCGTACCGAGTGCGATTTCGCCCGATGGCTTCCCGGAGGCCGTTGCCGGCGAGCACGACTTCAGCCAGTACGATGCAGGAGTGCAGCGTCGTCGCATTGCCGAGATGTACGTGCACGAGGACTACGAGGGTAGCGTTGGGCCCAACGACATTGCCATTTTCCGTGTCGACAAGCCGTTCCATCTGAATCGCAACATCCAGCTGGTCACGCTGCCGGAACCGAACGCAATCCCAACGGGCGAAACCACCATCAGTGGATGGGGATCGACATCCTTCTCCTTTGAGCCGTCCTATCCGAACATCCTCATG AAAACTACCCTCCCGATCATGGATCTGGAAGTGTGCCGTAAGATCTACTTCACGCAGGCTGTTGCGGACAGCAACATCTGTGCCGGTACCATGGAAGGCACGTCGAGCGTCTGCTCGGGAGACTCCGGCGGCCCGCTGGTCCAGATCGACGACGAGATCGTGCAGGTTGGCATCGTGTCCTGGGGAGGTATTCCGTGCGGCGGCTACAAAAACCCGGGTGTTTTCGTTCGTGTTTCGTACTTTATTGACTGGATCAATTACAAAATCAACAATTGA
- the LOC121590960 gene encoding glycogen debranching enzyme isoform X1, protein MSLPRRLSSAFTPLSAIEEVIESSAMADGVISIKLAIHDSNQGDGALYRLKKNSLVHVHPGASLLGRRVALYCNYPADDKEFCRKTYRRLEWCSAAGSPLETSASGSEYTSIKDVDYYCNVHFTKSGAYHFYALYEECPEAGAQAGLYVQIEPQLSVGSGEAATTLPLDAIRCQTVISKLLGPLDTWEAKLRVGKESGYNMIHFTPVQELGGSRSAYSLRNQLKVNPDFQSKGGKEVNYDDLAVLMRKMREEWNVASICDIVLNHTANESIWIREYPECSYNCFTCPHLRPAFLLDAMLARVGEDVKDGMLAHVGVPEVVETEDHLQAIRWQIHSNYLPQVKLYELYQCDVDKYVSRFNDECSKRSPSRAQDIPEGDIKLRMDPEHRRLGAEIDFERAMSIYNVFRQDCFDEDSRKRKCTEVFRARLQFLNEEVRREIQEHLDYAIDNCLAGTRYERVQGDGPQVKGISVKYPLFMKYFTHYGTQGKSLKDIESMMYGGAGKLFMAHNGWVMNGDPLKDFARAQPGTGNVYLRRELIAWGDSVKLRYGDKPEDSPYLWKHMQEYVDTTARIFDGVRLDNCHSTPLHVAEYLLDSARKVNPELYVAAELFTNSDHTDNIFVNRLGITSLIREALSAWDSHEQGRLVYRYGGAPVGAFFPCPKRILAPGIAHALFMDLTHDNPSPVEKRSIFDLIPSAGLVSMACCATGSNRGYDEFVPHHVHVVDEERQYQEWGKHVDKNTGLIAVKEAFNVLHGGLASRGFDQLFVDQMHPDIVAVTRHSLSNHETVILVAHTAFSYPNPWAGPTGVRPLEFEGEFKEIILEVQIYKKTGQTFDRPTDFAKNVDYINGVNEYVVDLKRNLKLEESDIFAKEAVVKGNVTQLHFSNLKPGSVVAVRVALKESVRVHFDTLQSLVREFHQDRGSRYAELQHILSKLDLVDFNKLLYCCAEEERDNGGGPYNVEGYGDLVYCGLQGVMSILSEIGPNNDLGHPLANNLRNGNWLIDYCSQRLMKYEKLVPMAKWLENNLKSLKEIPRYMIPSYFDVIITNVHRLAMAAACNLMSDFVRHGSNFARRLALGSVQCVADCPSASLPKLSPNVSDPKPPSHCATMAAGLPHFATGYMRCWGRDTFIAIRGLTLLTGRFDETRYMILGFGGCLRHGLIPNLLDGGQNARFNCRDAVWWWLYTIKQYVEEAPNGKSILKDKVSRLYPTDDSEAKAPGECDQMLYEVIQEALTVHFQGLSYRERNAGTRIDAHMKEKGFNNRIGINPDTGFVFGGNNANCGTWMDKMGSSDKAGNRGIPSTPRDGSAVELVGLQMASLRFMQAMAEQKVIPVSSVERTSYNGTKTVWTYKEWANKIAANFEKEFYVDESCESNYANKRGIYKDTVGSEIAWTDYQLRCNFPIALLAAPELADPKHAWRALENAKKYLLGPLGMKTLDYEDWGYRGNYDNSIDSDDKTVAHGANYHNGPEWVWPIGFYLRARLIFAKANGVLKETVAETWKILQTHLNELQRCHWRGLAELTNENGAYCKDSCRTQAWSMGCVLEVLYDLEKYEKEL, encoded by the exons ATGTCCCTGCCGAGAAGACTGTCCAGTGCTTTCACACCGCTG AGTGCCATCGAAGAAGTCATCGAGTCAAGCGCCATGGCTGATGGGGTCATTTCAATAAAGCTAGCCATACATGACAGCAACCAAGGGGATGGAGCTCTCTATCGGCTGAAGAAAAACTCGCTGGTGCATGTGCATCCGGGTGCATCGCTTCTGGGACGCCGGGTTGCGCTCTACTGCAACTACCCAGCGGATG ATAAGGAATTTTGCCGAAAGACCTACAGACGACTAGAATGGTGTTCGGCAGCGGGATCACCGTTGGAAACGAGCGCGAGCGGCTCCGAATACACCTCGATCAAGGACGTGGATTATTATTGCAATGTCCACTTTACCAAATCGGGAGCGTATCACTTTTATGCCTTGTACGAAGAGTGTCCCGAGGCGGGGGCACAGGCTGGCCTGTACGTACAAATTGAGCCGCAGCTGTCGGTTGGATCGGGAGAGGCCGCCACAACGCTACCGCTCGATGCCATCCGCTGTCAGACGGTGATTTCGAAGCTGCTCGGACCGTTGGACACGTGGGAAGCAAAGTTGCGCGTGGGCAAGGAGTCGGGCTACAACATGATTCACTTTACGCCTGTGCAAGAGCTGGGCGGATCGCGCTCCGCCTACTCGCTGCGCAACCAGCTCAAGGTGAATCCGGACTTCCAGAGCAAGGGCGGCAAGGAAGTGAACTATGACGATTTGGCCGTTTTAATGCGCAAAATGCGCGAAGAGTGGAACGTTGCATCGATCTGTGACATTGTGCTGAACCACACGGCCAACGAGTCGATCTGGATTCGGGAATATCCGGAGTGCAGCTACAATTGCTTCACCTGTCCGCATCTGCGGCCGGCCTTCCTGCTCGACGCAATGCTGGCTCGTGTCGGAGAGGACGTGAAGGACGGCATGTTGGCGCACGTTGGCGTGCCGGAGGTGGTCGAAACGGAGGATCATCTGCAGGCCATCCGTTGGCAGATCCATTCGAACTACTTGCCGCAGGTGAAGCTGTACGAGCTGTACCAGTGCGATGTGGACAAGTACGTGTCGCGGTTCAACGACGAGTGCAGCAAACGCAGCCCCAGCCGTGCGCAGGATATTCCCGAGGGTGATATAAAGCTGCGGATGGACCCGGAGCATCGCCGACTGGGTGCAGAGATCGACTTCGAGCGTGCCATGAGCATCTACAACGTGTTCCGGCAGGACTGTTTCGATGAGGACAGTCGGAAGCGCAAGTGCACCGAAGTGTTCCGCGCTCGGTTGCAGTTCCTGAACGAGGAGGTGCGCCGGGAAATACAGGAACATCTGGACTACGCCATCGACAACTGTCTGGCCGGCACGCGCTATGAACGTGTGCAGGGTGATGGGCCCCAGGTGAAGGGAATATCGGTGAAGTACCCGCTGTTCATGAAGTACTTTACGCACTACGGAACGCAGGGCAAATCGCTCAAGGACATCGAGAGCATGATGTACGGTGGCGCTGGGAAGCTGTTCATGGCCCACAACGGATGGGTGATGAATGGGGATCCGCTGAAGGATTTTGCCCGTGCGCAACCGGGTACGGGCAATGTGTACCTGCGCCGAGAGCTGATTGCCTGGGGCGACAGCGTGAAGCTGCGGTACGGCGATAAGCCGGAGGACAGTCCGTACCTGTGGAAGCACATGCAGGAGTACGTCGATACGACGGCCCGTATCTTTGACGGCGTGCGGCTGGACAACTGCCACTCGACGCCGCTGCATGTCGCCGAGTACTTGCTGGATTCGGCGCGCAAAGTCAACCCGGAGCTGTACGTAGCCGCCGAGCTGTTCACCAACTCCGACCACACGGACAACATATTTGTCAATCGGCTCGGCATTACGTCACTGATTCGAG AGGCCCTCTCGGCCTGGGACTCGCACGAGCAAGGTCGGCTGGTGTACCGGTACGGCGGGGCACCGGTCGGCGCATTCTTCCCCTGCCCGAAGCGTATCCTGGCGCCGGGCATTGCGCACGCCCTGTTCATGGACCTTACGCACGACAATCCATCGCCGGTTGAGAAACGGTCGATCTTCGATCTGATCCCGTCGGCCGGCCTCGTGTCGATGGCATGCTGTGCGACGGGTAGCAATCGTGGCTACGATGAGTTCGTTCCGCATCAC GTTCATGTGGTGGACGAGGAGCGGCAGTATCAAGAATGGGGCAAGCATGTGGACAAGAACACTGGACTGATTGCGGTAAAGGAAGCGTTTAACGTACTGCACGGTGGACTAGCGTCGCGTGGCTTCGACCAGCTGTTTGTCGACCAGATGCACCCGGACATTGTGGCCGTAACGCGTCACTCGCTTTCGAATCACGAGACGGTGATTCTTGTCGCGCACACTGCCTTCAGCTATCCGAACCCGTGGGCCGGTCCGACCGGCGTGCGTCCGCTCGAGTTTGAGGGCGAGTTCAAGGAGATCATTCTGGAGGTGCAGATCTACAAGAAAACGGGCCAAACGTTCGATAGGCCCACggatttcgcaaaaaatgtAGACTACATCAATGGCGTCAACGAGTATGTGGTGGACTTGAAGCGCAATCTGAAGCTGGAAGAGTCGGACATTTTCGCCAAGGAAGCGGTCGTGAAGGGTAACGTTACACAGCTTCACTTCTCGAATTTGAAGCCCGGCTCCGTGGTGGCGGTGCGAGTCGCGCTGAAGGAGAGTGTGCGGGTACATTTCGACACGCTGCAGTCGTTGGTTCGCGAGTTCCACCAGGATAGGGGCTCACGGTACGCCGAGCTGCAGCACATCCTGTCCAAGCTGGACTTGGTGGACTTTAACAAGCTGCTGTACTGTTGTGCCGAGGAGGAGCGTGATAATGGCGGTGGTCCGTACAACGTCGAAGGATACGGCGATCTGGTGTACTGTGGCTTGCAGGGTGTCATGTCGATTCTGTCCGAAATTGGACCTAACAACGACCTGGGCCATCCGTTGGCGAACAATCTACGCAACGGAAATTGGTTAATCG ACTACTGCTCCCAGCGTTTGATGAAGTACGAGAAGCTGGTACCGATGGCCAAGTGGCTGGAGAACAATCTAAAGTCACTGAAGGAAATACCTCGCTACATGATACCGTCCTACTTCGACGTTATCATCACGAACGTGCACCGTTTGGCGATGGCGGCCGCGTGCAACTTGATGTCGGACTTTGTGCGCCACGGTTCCAACTTTGCGCGCCGGCTTGCGCTGGGATCGGTGCAATGTGTGGCTGACTGTCCGTCCGCTAGCCTGCCCAAGCTAAGCCCGAACGTGAGCGATCCGAAACCACCGAGCCACTGTGCTACGATGGCTGCCGGGTTGCCTCACTTCGCGACGGGCTATATGCGTTGTTGGGGCCGGGACACTTTCATTGCAATCCGTGGCCTGACGCTGCTTACCGGACGCTTCGATGAGACGCGCTACATGATACTCGGGTTCGGTGGATGCTTGCGGCATGGATTGATCCCGAACCTGCTGGACGGAGGTCAGAACGCACGATTCAACTGTCGCGATGCCGTCTGGTGGTGGCTGTACACGATCAAGCAGTACGTCGAGGAGGCGCCCAATGGCAAGAGCATCCTGAAGGACAAGGTGTCCCGTCTCTACCCAACGGATGACTCCGAAGCGAAGGCACCAGGGGAATGC GACCAAATGCTGTACGAAGTGATTCAGGAAGCGCTGACAGTCCACTTCCAAGGGTTGTCCTATCGCGAACGCAACGCCGGTACTCGCATCGATGCCCACATGAAGGAGAAGGGCTTCAACAACCGCATTGGAATCAACCCGGACACGGGCTTCGTGTTCGGTGGCAACAATGCCAACTGTGGCACGTGGATGGACAAGATGGGCTCCTCAGACAAGGCCGGCAATCGGGGCATTCCGTCGACCCCGCGTGACGGTTCGGCGGTCGAGCTGGTCGGACTGCAGATGGCCAGCCTGCGGTTCATGCAGGCGATGGCCGAGCAGAAGGTCATCCCGGTGTCGTCGGTCGAGCGCACCTCGTACAACGGCACCAAGACGGTGTGGACGTACAAGGAGTGGGCCAACAAGATTGCGGCCAACTTCGAGAAGGAGTTCTACGTGGACGAGTCCTGCGAAAGCAACTACGCCAACAAGCGTGGCATCTACAAGGATACGGTCGGGTCGGAGATCGCGTGGACCGATTACCAGTTGCGTTGTAACTTCCCGATCGCTCTGCTGGCGGCACCGGAGCTGGCCGATCCCAAGCATGCCTGGCGTGCGCTGGAGAACGCCAAAAAGTATCTGCTCGGCCCGCTCGGGATGAAAACGCTCGACTATGAGGACTGGGGCTACCGCGGCAACTACGACAACTCGATCGACAGCGACGACAAGACGGTCGCGCACGGTGCGAACTATCACAACGGGCCGGAGTGGGTGTGGCCGATCGGGTTCTACCTGCGGGCGCGCCTAATCTTCGCCAAGGCCAACGGCGTACTGAAGGAGACCGTTGCCGAAACGTGGAAGATTCTGCAAACGCATCTGAACGAGCTGCAGCGCTGCCACTGGCGCGGGCTGGCCGAGCTGACGAACGAGAACGGTGCGTACTGCAAGGACTCGTGCCGGACGCAGGCCTGGAGCATGGGTTGCGTGCTGGAAGTGCTGTACGATTTGGAAAAGTACGAAAAGGAGCTTTAA
- the LOC121590960 gene encoding glycogen debranching enzyme isoform X2 — MADGVISIKLAIHDSNQGDGALYRLKKNSLVHVHPGASLLGRRVALYCNYPADDKEFCRKTYRRLEWCSAAGSPLETSASGSEYTSIKDVDYYCNVHFTKSGAYHFYALYEECPEAGAQAGLYVQIEPQLSVGSGEAATTLPLDAIRCQTVISKLLGPLDTWEAKLRVGKESGYNMIHFTPVQELGGSRSAYSLRNQLKVNPDFQSKGGKEVNYDDLAVLMRKMREEWNVASICDIVLNHTANESIWIREYPECSYNCFTCPHLRPAFLLDAMLARVGEDVKDGMLAHVGVPEVVETEDHLQAIRWQIHSNYLPQVKLYELYQCDVDKYVSRFNDECSKRSPSRAQDIPEGDIKLRMDPEHRRLGAEIDFERAMSIYNVFRQDCFDEDSRKRKCTEVFRARLQFLNEEVRREIQEHLDYAIDNCLAGTRYERVQGDGPQVKGISVKYPLFMKYFTHYGTQGKSLKDIESMMYGGAGKLFMAHNGWVMNGDPLKDFARAQPGTGNVYLRRELIAWGDSVKLRYGDKPEDSPYLWKHMQEYVDTTARIFDGVRLDNCHSTPLHVAEYLLDSARKVNPELYVAAELFTNSDHTDNIFVNRLGITSLIREALSAWDSHEQGRLVYRYGGAPVGAFFPCPKRILAPGIAHALFMDLTHDNPSPVEKRSIFDLIPSAGLVSMACCATGSNRGYDEFVPHHVHVVDEERQYQEWGKHVDKNTGLIAVKEAFNVLHGGLASRGFDQLFVDQMHPDIVAVTRHSLSNHETVILVAHTAFSYPNPWAGPTGVRPLEFEGEFKEIILEVQIYKKTGQTFDRPTDFAKNVDYINGVNEYVVDLKRNLKLEESDIFAKEAVVKGNVTQLHFSNLKPGSVVAVRVALKESVRVHFDTLQSLVREFHQDRGSRYAELQHILSKLDLVDFNKLLYCCAEEERDNGGGPYNVEGYGDLVYCGLQGVMSILSEIGPNNDLGHPLANNLRNGNWLIDYCSQRLMKYEKLVPMAKWLENNLKSLKEIPRYMIPSYFDVIITNVHRLAMAAACNLMSDFVRHGSNFARRLALGSVQCVADCPSASLPKLSPNVSDPKPPSHCATMAAGLPHFATGYMRCWGRDTFIAIRGLTLLTGRFDETRYMILGFGGCLRHGLIPNLLDGGQNARFNCRDAVWWWLYTIKQYVEEAPNGKSILKDKVSRLYPTDDSEAKAPGECDQMLYEVIQEALTVHFQGLSYRERNAGTRIDAHMKEKGFNNRIGINPDTGFVFGGNNANCGTWMDKMGSSDKAGNRGIPSTPRDGSAVELVGLQMASLRFMQAMAEQKVIPVSSVERTSYNGTKTVWTYKEWANKIAANFEKEFYVDESCESNYANKRGIYKDTVGSEIAWTDYQLRCNFPIALLAAPELADPKHAWRALENAKKYLLGPLGMKTLDYEDWGYRGNYDNSIDSDDKTVAHGANYHNGPEWVWPIGFYLRARLIFAKANGVLKETVAETWKILQTHLNELQRCHWRGLAELTNENGAYCKDSCRTQAWSMGCVLEVLYDLEKYEKEL, encoded by the exons ATGGCTGATGGGGTCATTTCAATAAAGCTAGCCATACATGACAGCAACCAAGGGGATGGAGCTCTCTATCGGCTGAAGAAAAACTCGCTGGTGCATGTGCATCCGGGTGCATCGCTTCTGGGACGCCGGGTTGCGCTCTACTGCAACTACCCAGCGGATG ATAAGGAATTTTGCCGAAAGACCTACAGACGACTAGAATGGTGTTCGGCAGCGGGATCACCGTTGGAAACGAGCGCGAGCGGCTCCGAATACACCTCGATCAAGGACGTGGATTATTATTGCAATGTCCACTTTACCAAATCGGGAGCGTATCACTTTTATGCCTTGTACGAAGAGTGTCCCGAGGCGGGGGCACAGGCTGGCCTGTACGTACAAATTGAGCCGCAGCTGTCGGTTGGATCGGGAGAGGCCGCCACAACGCTACCGCTCGATGCCATCCGCTGTCAGACGGTGATTTCGAAGCTGCTCGGACCGTTGGACACGTGGGAAGCAAAGTTGCGCGTGGGCAAGGAGTCGGGCTACAACATGATTCACTTTACGCCTGTGCAAGAGCTGGGCGGATCGCGCTCCGCCTACTCGCTGCGCAACCAGCTCAAGGTGAATCCGGACTTCCAGAGCAAGGGCGGCAAGGAAGTGAACTATGACGATTTGGCCGTTTTAATGCGCAAAATGCGCGAAGAGTGGAACGTTGCATCGATCTGTGACATTGTGCTGAACCACACGGCCAACGAGTCGATCTGGATTCGGGAATATCCGGAGTGCAGCTACAATTGCTTCACCTGTCCGCATCTGCGGCCGGCCTTCCTGCTCGACGCAATGCTGGCTCGTGTCGGAGAGGACGTGAAGGACGGCATGTTGGCGCACGTTGGCGTGCCGGAGGTGGTCGAAACGGAGGATCATCTGCAGGCCATCCGTTGGCAGATCCATTCGAACTACTTGCCGCAGGTGAAGCTGTACGAGCTGTACCAGTGCGATGTGGACAAGTACGTGTCGCGGTTCAACGACGAGTGCAGCAAACGCAGCCCCAGCCGTGCGCAGGATATTCCCGAGGGTGATATAAAGCTGCGGATGGACCCGGAGCATCGCCGACTGGGTGCAGAGATCGACTTCGAGCGTGCCATGAGCATCTACAACGTGTTCCGGCAGGACTGTTTCGATGAGGACAGTCGGAAGCGCAAGTGCACCGAAGTGTTCCGCGCTCGGTTGCAGTTCCTGAACGAGGAGGTGCGCCGGGAAATACAGGAACATCTGGACTACGCCATCGACAACTGTCTGGCCGGCACGCGCTATGAACGTGTGCAGGGTGATGGGCCCCAGGTGAAGGGAATATCGGTGAAGTACCCGCTGTTCATGAAGTACTTTACGCACTACGGAACGCAGGGCAAATCGCTCAAGGACATCGAGAGCATGATGTACGGTGGCGCTGGGAAGCTGTTCATGGCCCACAACGGATGGGTGATGAATGGGGATCCGCTGAAGGATTTTGCCCGTGCGCAACCGGGTACGGGCAATGTGTACCTGCGCCGAGAGCTGATTGCCTGGGGCGACAGCGTGAAGCTGCGGTACGGCGATAAGCCGGAGGACAGTCCGTACCTGTGGAAGCACATGCAGGAGTACGTCGATACGACGGCCCGTATCTTTGACGGCGTGCGGCTGGACAACTGCCACTCGACGCCGCTGCATGTCGCCGAGTACTTGCTGGATTCGGCGCGCAAAGTCAACCCGGAGCTGTACGTAGCCGCCGAGCTGTTCACCAACTCCGACCACACGGACAACATATTTGTCAATCGGCTCGGCATTACGTCACTGATTCGAG AGGCCCTCTCGGCCTGGGACTCGCACGAGCAAGGTCGGCTGGTGTACCGGTACGGCGGGGCACCGGTCGGCGCATTCTTCCCCTGCCCGAAGCGTATCCTGGCGCCGGGCATTGCGCACGCCCTGTTCATGGACCTTACGCACGACAATCCATCGCCGGTTGAGAAACGGTCGATCTTCGATCTGATCCCGTCGGCCGGCCTCGTGTCGATGGCATGCTGTGCGACGGGTAGCAATCGTGGCTACGATGAGTTCGTTCCGCATCAC GTTCATGTGGTGGACGAGGAGCGGCAGTATCAAGAATGGGGCAAGCATGTGGACAAGAACACTGGACTGATTGCGGTAAAGGAAGCGTTTAACGTACTGCACGGTGGACTAGCGTCGCGTGGCTTCGACCAGCTGTTTGTCGACCAGATGCACCCGGACATTGTGGCCGTAACGCGTCACTCGCTTTCGAATCACGAGACGGTGATTCTTGTCGCGCACACTGCCTTCAGCTATCCGAACCCGTGGGCCGGTCCGACCGGCGTGCGTCCGCTCGAGTTTGAGGGCGAGTTCAAGGAGATCATTCTGGAGGTGCAGATCTACAAGAAAACGGGCCAAACGTTCGATAGGCCCACggatttcgcaaaaaatgtAGACTACATCAATGGCGTCAACGAGTATGTGGTGGACTTGAAGCGCAATCTGAAGCTGGAAGAGTCGGACATTTTCGCCAAGGAAGCGGTCGTGAAGGGTAACGTTACACAGCTTCACTTCTCGAATTTGAAGCCCGGCTCCGTGGTGGCGGTGCGAGTCGCGCTGAAGGAGAGTGTGCGGGTACATTTCGACACGCTGCAGTCGTTGGTTCGCGAGTTCCACCAGGATAGGGGCTCACGGTACGCCGAGCTGCAGCACATCCTGTCCAAGCTGGACTTGGTGGACTTTAACAAGCTGCTGTACTGTTGTGCCGAGGAGGAGCGTGATAATGGCGGTGGTCCGTACAACGTCGAAGGATACGGCGATCTGGTGTACTGTGGCTTGCAGGGTGTCATGTCGATTCTGTCCGAAATTGGACCTAACAACGACCTGGGCCATCCGTTGGCGAACAATCTACGCAACGGAAATTGGTTAATCG ACTACTGCTCCCAGCGTTTGATGAAGTACGAGAAGCTGGTACCGATGGCCAAGTGGCTGGAGAACAATCTAAAGTCACTGAAGGAAATACCTCGCTACATGATACCGTCCTACTTCGACGTTATCATCACGAACGTGCACCGTTTGGCGATGGCGGCCGCGTGCAACTTGATGTCGGACTTTGTGCGCCACGGTTCCAACTTTGCGCGCCGGCTTGCGCTGGGATCGGTGCAATGTGTGGCTGACTGTCCGTCCGCTAGCCTGCCCAAGCTAAGCCCGAACGTGAGCGATCCGAAACCACCGAGCCACTGTGCTACGATGGCTGCCGGGTTGCCTCACTTCGCGACGGGCTATATGCGTTGTTGGGGCCGGGACACTTTCATTGCAATCCGTGGCCTGACGCTGCTTACCGGACGCTTCGATGAGACGCGCTACATGATACTCGGGTTCGGTGGATGCTTGCGGCATGGATTGATCCCGAACCTGCTGGACGGAGGTCAGAACGCACGATTCAACTGTCGCGATGCCGTCTGGTGGTGGCTGTACACGATCAAGCAGTACGTCGAGGAGGCGCCCAATGGCAAGAGCATCCTGAAGGACAAGGTGTCCCGTCTCTACCCAACGGATGACTCCGAAGCGAAGGCACCAGGGGAATGC GACCAAATGCTGTACGAAGTGATTCAGGAAGCGCTGACAGTCCACTTCCAAGGGTTGTCCTATCGCGAACGCAACGCCGGTACTCGCATCGATGCCCACATGAAGGAGAAGGGCTTCAACAACCGCATTGGAATCAACCCGGACACGGGCTTCGTGTTCGGTGGCAACAATGCCAACTGTGGCACGTGGATGGACAAGATGGGCTCCTCAGACAAGGCCGGCAATCGGGGCATTCCGTCGACCCCGCGTGACGGTTCGGCGGTCGAGCTGGTCGGACTGCAGATGGCCAGCCTGCGGTTCATGCAGGCGATGGCCGAGCAGAAGGTCATCCCGGTGTCGTCGGTCGAGCGCACCTCGTACAACGGCACCAAGACGGTGTGGACGTACAAGGAGTGGGCCAACAAGATTGCGGCCAACTTCGAGAAGGAGTTCTACGTGGACGAGTCCTGCGAAAGCAACTACGCCAACAAGCGTGGCATCTACAAGGATACGGTCGGGTCGGAGATCGCGTGGACCGATTACCAGTTGCGTTGTAACTTCCCGATCGCTCTGCTGGCGGCACCGGAGCTGGCCGATCCCAAGCATGCCTGGCGTGCGCTGGAGAACGCCAAAAAGTATCTGCTCGGCCCGCTCGGGATGAAAACGCTCGACTATGAGGACTGGGGCTACCGCGGCAACTACGACAACTCGATCGACAGCGACGACAAGACGGTCGCGCACGGTGCGAACTATCACAACGGGCCGGAGTGGGTGTGGCCGATCGGGTTCTACCTGCGGGCGCGCCTAATCTTCGCCAAGGCCAACGGCGTACTGAAGGAGACCGTTGCCGAAACGTGGAAGATTCTGCAAACGCATCTGAACGAGCTGCAGCGCTGCCACTGGCGCGGGCTGGCCGAGCTGACGAACGAGAACGGTGCGTACTGCAAGGACTCGTGCCGGACGCAGGCCTGGAGCATGGGTTGCGTGCTGGAAGTGCTGTACGATTTGGAAAAGTACGAAAAGGAGCTTTAA